The following are encoded together in the Candida orthopsilosis Co 90-125, chromosome 5 draft sequence genome:
- a CDS encoding Gpr1 plasma membrane G-protein-coupled receptor (part of the cAMP-PKA pathway), with product MSELIADLRQQTLLTLTTMTTEVQVSNVASASALEPTTADNVMATIVHLFKRVDDINNQITKFTHHESFVQRVVAISSSCASITAVMIALYFLLAIDPKRLVFRHQLISFLLLFDLLKAVILLIYPSRVLTHSVSYYNRKFCQVVGFFTATAIEGADIAIFAFALHTFLLIFKPSLNTRSAHSNRVEGGLYKMRYLVYALSVLIPLILASLAFINGTGYDSLVCWCYLPMRPVWYRLVLSWVPRWCIVVAIFVFYGLIYIRVVKEFKSLGGAFTNIHQRNAGHFSNEAPTFFASLKFFFGSIKDHLFPKMLIPEESAHTAKLTTSIGPFERGRGGGVNESDSDEVDDLEELADDYTDSSIKDINLQHFQRRQKVIQKQMRSIFIYPFAYCFIWLFPFILQSTQFNYEEAHSPVYWLNVLGAFMQPFNGVVDSIVFFIREKPWKNTAMRNFEKEHRQRVDNIIQNSVEQHRYSAVPFTNTQEASERIARNSVSASTALVDINNYKYWRRLLNKWKFPLFQLPTEENIFKAQDKYISKRLKEKEENGEFNHFKPQQPKGTKANFTMNEKPNSTTSNDDSELSFPPQIHDKYSTHKFEPGSSAGTVPTLSLPQRRRTSVPVFKSDIQTPPSPNQVDNDEDNEDEGSELDFTQFLKS from the coding sequence ATGTCAGAGTTAATTGCAGATCTACGGCAACAAACATTGCTCACGCTCACGACGATGACAACGGAAGTGCAAGTGAGTAATGTTGCCTCAGCATCCGCATTAGAGCCCACTACAGCGGATAATGTCATGGCAACAATAGTGCACTTATTCAAGAGGGTCGAcgatatcaacaatcaaatcacaAAGTTCACACATCATGAATCGTTCGTACAACGAGTTGTGGCAATATCTTCGTCATGCGCATCAATCACAGCGGTTATGATTGCACTATACTTCCTACTAGCGATCGATCCCAAACGACTTGTGTTTCGTCACCAActaatttcatttttactattgtttgatttgttaaAAGCGgtaattttgttgatttatcCAAGTAGGGTGTTGACTCATTCAGTTTCATACTATAACCgaaaattttgtcaagTTGTGGGATTTTTTACTGCCACGGCGATCGAGGGAGCAGACATTGCAATTTTTGCCTTTGCCTTGCACACGTTCTTGCTAATTTTCAAGCCATCATTGAATACCCGGCTGGCACATTCTAATCGTGTTGAAGGTGGTCTATACAAGATGAGATATTTGGTATATGCATTGTCAGTATTGATTCCGTTGATCTTGGCCAGTTTGGCATTTATCAATGGGACAGGGTATGATTCACTCGTTTGTTGGTGCTACTTACCCATGAGACCTGTCTGGTACAGGCTAGTCCTTAGTTGGGTTCCACGTTGGTGTATCGTTGTTGccatttttgtattttatGGCTTGATTTACATTCGCGTTGTTAAAGAGTTCAAATCCCTAGGTGGGGCTTTTAcaaatattcatcaaagaAATGCTGGTCATTTTAGTAACGAAGCTCCCACATTTTTTGCGTCGCTAAAGTTCTTTTTTGGCTCAATCAAGGACCACTTATTTCCCAAGATGTTGATACCGGAAGAATCTGCACATACTGCAAAATTGACCACTAGTATAGGGCCATTTGAGCGTGGACGTGGTGGAGGAGTCAATGAACTGGATTCGGATGAAGTCGATGATTTAGAGGAGTTGGCAGATGACTACACCGATTCATCTATAAAGGATATCAATTTACAGCACTTTCAAAGGCGGCAAAAGGTTATTCAGAAACAGATGAGGTCAATATTTATCTATCCGTTTGCATACTGTTTTATTTGGTTGTTTCCGTTTATTTTACAATCTACTCAGTTCAACTATGAAGAGGCTCATAGTCCAGTTTATTGGTTGAATGTTTTGGGTGCATTCATGCAACCCTTCAATGGAGTCGTTGACtcaattgtatttttcaTTCGAGAAAAACCATGGAAAAATACCGCCATGAGAAACTTTGAAAAGGAACATCGACAACGCGTTGACAATATCATCCAAAACAGTGTTGAGCAACACCGATATAGTGCTGTGCCATTTACTAACACGCAGGAAGCAAGCGAGCGCATTGCACGAAACTCAGTCAGTGCCAGCACAGCATTAGTTGATATCAATAACTACAAGTATTGGAGACGACTTTTAAACAAATGGAAATTTCCATTGTTTCAACTACCGACGGAGGAAAACATATTCAAAGCTCAAGATAAGTATATTAGCAAGagattgaaagaaaaagaggagAATGGAGAATTTAACCATTTCAAGCCTCAACAACCAAAGGGAACTAAAGCCAACTTTACAATGAATGAAAAACCAAATAGTACAACTAGTAATGACGATAGTGAGTTGAGTTTCCCACCCCAAATTCATGATAAGTATTCTACTCACAAATTTGAGCCAGGATCAAGTGCTGGTACTGTTCCTACCCTAAGCCTACCTCAAAGGCGTAGAACCAGTGTTCCTGTTTTCAAATCGGATATACAAACCCCACCATCACCTAATCAAGTcgataatgatgaagataatgaGGATGAGGGGAGTGAATTAGATTTTACCCAGTTTTTAAAGtcttga
- a CDS encoding Pga14 GPI-anchored protein, translating to MKYSIIATAFTVSSVLAGKGPKDHKSAPTVTVYATETTHKYGRFNKTPHPTTTTVIVSPSEWTSLKDASSKVRNNHRRDEIFTAIKRDNGTAGGASNSTGGASNSTGGGASNSTGGGASNSTGGGESNAGMTASGASFAIAGAVAAGCALLM from the coding sequence atgaAGTACTCAATCATCGCTACTGCCTTCACTGTTTCATCCGTTTTGGCCGGTAAGGGTCCAAAAGACCACAAGTCAGCACCAACTGTCACTGTCTATGCTACTGAAACCACCCACAAGTATGGTAGATTCAACAAGACTCCTCACCCAACTACCACCACTGTCATTGTTTCACCATCTGAATGGACTAGTTTGAAGGATGCTTCATCCAAGGTTAGAAACAACCACAGGAGAgatgaaattttcactGCTATCAAGAGAGACAACGGTACCGCTGGTGGTGCTTCCAACTCTACTGGTGGTGCTTCTAACTCTACTGGCGGCGGTGCTTCTAACTCAACCGGTGGTGGTGCTTCTAACTCCACTGGCGGTGGTGAAAGTAATGCTGGTATGACCGCTTCTGGTGCTTCATTCGCCATTGCTGGTGCCGTTGCTGCTGGTTGCgctttgttgatgtaa
- a CDS encoding Nuc1 protein (S. cerevisiae homolog NUC1 has endodeoxyribonuclease activity, exodeoxyribonuclease activity, ribonuclease activity and has role in apoptosis, DNA recombination, RNA catabolic process, DNA catabolic process), with protein sequence MSRIILKSSFGLGSLGIASYFWSFGKSSSTPSPTSNPPAPSSNLPGPPKPNGNTAVFDPSLINPEAFYKYGFPGPVHDLSSHSEFVSCYDRSKRNPYWVIEHLTKQSITRNSDSGDRKKSIFKEDESIPVKFRNKLRDYFRSGYDRGHQAPAADAKYSQLAMDETFLLTNISPQVGDGFNRDYWSHFEDFVRRLTNTYDNVRVMTGPLYLPKLMPDGKYRVSYEVIGSPPNIAVPTHFFKLIVGERNGDEKISCAAFVLPNDVIDNTTPLTNFQVPIDALEISTGLELLQKVPYFKKKDLCKDVKCEIVVREFPKQVNNVLALPSGK encoded by the coding sequence ATGTCACGAATTATTCTCAAGTCGTCATTTGGTTTAGGCTCCCTCGGAATCGCGTCCTATTTTTGGAGTTTTGGTAAATCATCAAGCACTCCGTCTCCAACCTCCAATCCTCCTGCTCCTTCGTCAAACTTACCAGGTCCACCAAAGCCCAACGGAAACACGGCAGTTTTTGATCCATCATTAATCAACCCTGAAGCTTTTTACAAATATGGTTTCCCAGGTCCAGTTCATGATTTATCAAGCCATTCTGAATTTGTTAGTTGTTATGATAGATCAAAACGGAATCCATATTGGGTGATTGAACATCTTACCAAACAGTCGATAACTCGTAATTCAGATTCAGGAGATCGtaagaaatcaatttttaaagaagatgaatcaattcCGGTTAAATTTAGAAATAAATTGCGTGATTATTTCCGAAGCGGATATGATAGAGGCCATCAAGCACCAGCTGCTGATGCTAAATACAGTCAATTGGCCATGGATGAAACTTTCTTGTTGACTAATATTTCACCACAAGTTGGTGATGGATTCAATCGTGATTATTGGAGTCactttgaagattttgttcGAAGATTAACAAATACTTATGATAATGTCCGAGTCATGACTGGTCCATTGTatttaccaaaattgatgccGGATGGAAAATATAGAGTTAGTTATGAAGTTATTGGATCACCACCCAATATTGCTGTTCCAACtcattttttcaaattgattgtagGCGAAAGAAATGGTGATGAGAAAATTAGTTGTGCTGCTTTTGTATTGCCTAATGATGTGATTGATAATACCACTCCATTGACTAACTTTCAAGTACCCATCGACGCATTGGAAATTTCGACAGGGTTGgagttgttgcaaaaagtgccatatttcaaaaagaaggatTTATGTAAGGATGTCAAATGTGAGATTGTTGTGAGAGAGTTTCCTAAGCAAGTGAACAATGTGTTGGCCTTGCCTAGTGGGAAGTAG
- a CDS encoding Nuc1 protein, protein MTLLDTVVQDIYKDVGADEKGHVLCDQVLNGNKSLTFRIGTFDIPVYYSDIFFNFSSTICGCGIGRTSNVDMQYVGLPFLRNTYFAQNFDTKKIGLAPIKYIDESDIVDFWF, encoded by the coding sequence ATGACATTATTAGATACCGTTGTGCAAGATATTTATAAAGACGTTGGAGCCGATGAGAAGGGGCATGTGTTATGTGATCAAGTCTTGAATGGAAACAAGAGTTTGACGTTCAGAATTGGAACTTTTGATATACCTGTGTACTATTCGGATATcttctttaatttttcttccACCATCTGTGGTTGTGGAATAGGTCGGACATCGAACGTTGATATGCAATATGTTGGGCTCCCATTTCTTAGAAATACATACTTTGCCCAAAACTTTGACactaaaaaaattggattgGCACCAATAAAGTATATAGATGAGTCTGATATTGTCGACTTTTGGTTTTAG
- a CDS encoding Nuc1 protein: MISLLQSLILAILVGIFVSGTPDEKRQTKYITQEFQDTRVRSLEKRDESIGVDDFHQRHVVHVKVGSSQQDIRAHIDTGSIRWEIPSVGSTCSGGRPCAPEVSFDPYKSTTFENSTVSSKSPFGHGKLRGFVVSDDIYFNDDK, translated from the coding sequence ATGATTTCATTATTACAAAGCTTGATATTGGCAATTTTAGTTGGTATATTTGTCAGTGGTACCCCTGATGAGAAGAGACAGACCAAGTACATCACTCAAGAGTTCCAAGATACCAGGGTTCGCTCACTTGAGAAAAGAGATGAAAGCATTGGCGTCGATGATTTTCATCAACGTCACGTTGTTCACGTGAAAGTTGGATCTTCCCAACAAGATATAAGGGCCCATATTGATACCGGAAGTATTCGTTGGGAAATTCCAAGTGTTGGTTCAACTTGCTCGGGAGGCAGACCCTGCGCACCTGAGGTTAGTTTCGACCCATATAAATCCACCACATTTGAGAACCTGACAGTTTCAAGCAAGTCACCCTTTGGTCACGGAAAATTGCGCGGCTTTGTAGTGTCGGACGATATTTATTTTAATGATGACAAATAG
- a CDS encoding Fas1 Beta subunit of fatty-acid synthase, with product MSTHRPFQLNHGSIEHTFLVPHTLYANYSQLKDEFAKTLPQPTEGFAGDDEPASPVELYGKFLGFISQQQPRQDEVLRHAIRDFESTFLQNNDDIHSFAVKILQDETYPTTQSKIKNLVKNYYQSVQTIPRTESNLLYHASKKTAKLASIFGGQGNTDDYFEELREIYNVSSNLIVDDLLIPITDKLNQLVKQDSEFDKIYTQGLNILRWLKHPETTPDQDYLLSVPVSCPIICIIQLCHYAVTCKVLGLNPGELRDLTSWSTGHSQGLITAVAISGSSSWESFLSNGVKACSFMFFIGSRCLSTYPRTTLPPTMLQDSLNHGEGRPSPMLSVRDLPTSKVEKFIEQTNAHLPKEKHIAISLVNGARNLVLSGPPESLYGFNLNLRNVKAPNGLDQSRIPFSERKLKCSNRFLPIFSPFHSHLLADATDVVLQDIENIAFNELKIPVYDTFDGSNLQGKSPVDLNARLVKLITELPVHWELATNHEATHILDFGPGGVSGLGILTHRNKEGTGARIIIAGALDSNPLDDEYGFKHEVFHRSEDRQIKWAPNWLQEYKPTLVKTSKGKTYVNTKFSQLLGRAPLMVPGMTPTTVNPDIVAASLNAGYHIEIAGGGYFEPVSMTKAIDKVVANIKPGYGLGINLIYVNPRMLQWGIPLIKDLREKGYPIQSLTIGAGVPSLEVATEYIEDLGLTHLGLKPGSIDAISQVITIAKAHPEFPIVLQWTGGRGGGHHSFEDFHQPIIQMYSKIRRCANIVLVAGSGFGSAEDTYPYLTGSWSKKFNYPPMPFDGVLLGSRVMTAKEAKTSLEAKKLITQCPGVDDSKWEQTYKKPTGGIVTVKSEMGEPIHKIATKAVMFWKELDETIFNLPKNKLVEGLNKKRDYIIDKLNKDFQKPWFGKNSQGVCDLQDMTYQEVANRLIELMYVKKSSRWIDLSLRNFFVDYLRRVEERFTTDANAVSLIQNYAQLQNSPQQFTDDFFNHFPLAKTQLISEEDCDFFLMCASRPTQKPAPFVPVLDERFEFFFKKDSLWQSEDLETVVDEDVQRTCILHGPVASQFTNKVDEPIGEILDSIHEGHIAKLISDEYNGDASKIPVVEYFGGKKLTTLKSVDHVITTDGKSEVVYEIKSNVPDKASWLKLLQGSELNWLQAVISTDRVVQGSKHASNPLHDILTPTPHSQVVINKPTHTLTAYERVKGDLVPVVEIKLLKDNIIQFSLIEHRTADGAPVSLPFLYKYQPEDGFAPIVEIMDSRNDRIKEFYWKLWFGSKVPYNLDINVEEQILGDEVTITGKDIAEFTHAIGNKCEAFVNRPGKVTLAPMDFAIVVGWQAIIKAIFPKTVDGDLLKLVHLSNGYKMIPGAAPLKKDDVVSTKAEIKAVLNQPSGKLVEVVGTIYRDSLPVMEVSSQFLYRGEYVDYENTFQKVTETPVQVAFKSSKDLAVLRSKEWFHLTKDVEFDVLTFRCESMYKFKSANVYSSIKTTGQVYLELPTKEVVQVGEVNYEAGVSYGNPVTDYFARHGKTIEEAVSFENAIPLSSSEELISKAPSTNEPYAIVSGDYNPIHVSRVFAAYAKLPGTITHGMYSSASVRGLVEEWAANNFASRVRAFKCDFVGMVLPNDTLQTTMEHTGMINGRKIIKFQTKNIETDTPVLVGEAEIEQPTTTYVFTGQGSQEQGMGMDLYNSSDVAKEVWDKADNHFVNNYGFSILDIVQNNPKELTVHFGGAKGRAIRDNYIGMMFETIGEDGELKSEKIFKGIDETSTSFTFVSPTGLLSATQFTQPALTLMEKAAYEDIKSKGLIPSDIMFAGHSLGEYSALSSLANVMPIESLVDVVFYRGMTMQVAVPRDELGRSNYGMCAVNPSRVSPTFNDAALRFVVDETSKRTGWLLEIVNYNVENQQYVTAGDLRGLDALTNVLNVIKLNKIDIVKLQEQLSIEEVTKHLYEIIDEVKQRTLAKPQPIELERGFAVIPLKGIDVPFHSSYLMSGVKPFQRFLCKKIPKSSVKPQDLIGKYIPNLTAKPFELTKEYFTNVYNLTKSEKIKKIIDNWEKFEHM from the coding sequence ATGTCAACTCATAGAccttttcaattgaatcatggatcaattgaacaCACTTTTTTAGTTCCTCATACATTATATGCTAACTATTCACAATTAAAGGATGAATTTGCCAAAACGCTACCACAACCCACAGAAGGTTTtgctggtgatgatgaaccTGCTAGTCCTGTTGAATTATACGGTAAATTCTTGGGTTTCATaagtcaacaacaaccaagaCAAGATGAAGTTTTACGCCATGCAATCAGAGATTTTGAATCTACTTTTTTACAAAACAATGATGATATTCATTCGTTTGCAGTCAAGATTTTACAAGATGAGACTTATCCAACAACTCAGTCAAAAATTAAGAATCTTGTCAAAAACTACTACCAGTCAGTTCAAACCATTCCAAGAACTGAGTCTAATTTATTATACCATGCATCTAAAAAGACGGCTAAATTGGCATCAATCTTTGGTGGTCAAGGTAATACCGATgattattttgaagaattgagaGAAATTTACAATGTTTCATCTAAtttaattgttgatgatttattgattccaatcactgataaattgaatcaattagTTAAACAGGATTCCGAATTTGACAAGATCTATACTCAAGgtttgaatattttgagATGGTTGAAACATCCAGAAACTACTCCTGATCAAGATTATTTATTAAGTGTTCCTGTTTCTTGCCCAATTATCTGTATAATTCAATTGTGTCACTATGCTGTCACTTGTAAAGTATTGGGATTAAATCCAGGTGAATTGAGAGATTTAACTTCATGGTCAACTGGTCACTCACAAGGTTTAATAACTGCTGTTGCCATTTCTGGTTCTTCATCTTGGGAATCATTTTTATCCAATGGTGTCAAGGCATGTTCATTTATGTTTTTCATTGGGTCCAGATGTTTAAGTACTTACCCAAGAACTACCTTGCCACCAACCATGTTGCAAGATTCATTAAACCATGGTGAGGGAAGGCCATCTCCAATGTTGTCAGTAAGAGACTTACCAACTTCgaaagttgaaaaatttattgaacAAACAAATGCTCATTTGCCAAAGGAGAAACATATTGCCATTAGTTTAGTTAATGGTGCTAGAAACTTGGTCTTGTCAGGTCCACCTGAATCATTAtatggtttcaatttgaatttgagaaaTGTCAAGGCCCCTAATGGTTTGGACCAATCACGTATACCATTCAgtgaaagaaaattaaaatGTTCAAACAGgtttttgccaattttcTCTCCGTTCCATTCTCATCTTTTAGCTGACGCTACTGATGTTGTTTTacaagatattgaaaatatcgCCTTTAATGAGTTGAAGATCCCAGTTTACGATACCTTTGATGGAAGCAACTTGCAAGGAAAATCACCAGTTGACTTGAACGCTAGATTAGTCAAGTTAATCACTGAATTGCCAGTTCATTGGGAATTGGCAACCAATCATGAAGCCACACATATTCTTGACTTTGGACCTGGTGGTGTTTCCGGTTTGGGTATCTTAACTCATAGAAACAAAGAAGGTACTGGTGCAAGAATCATTATTGCTGGTGCATTGGATTCAAACCCGttggatgatgaatatggGTTCAAACATGAAGTTTTCCACAGATCAGAAGATCGTCAAATCAAATGGGCCCCAAACTGGTTACAAGAGTATAAACCAACTTTGGTTAAGACTTCCAAAGGAAAGACTTATGTTAACACCAAGTTTTCTCAATTATTGGGAAGAGCCCCATTGATGGTTCCTGGGATGACTCCGACCACTGTTAATCCAGATATTGTTGCCGCTTCATTGAATGCTGGGTACCACATTGAAATTGCCGGTGGTGGTTACTTTGAACCAGTCCTGATGACCAAGGCTATTGACAAGGTTGTTGCCAATATCAAACCTGGTTATGGATTGGGTATCAATTTAATCTATGTCAACCCAAGAATGTTGCAATGGGGTATTCCATTGATTAAAGACTTGAGAGAAAAAGGTTATCCTATTCAATCATTGACTATTGGTGCTGGTGTTCCATCATTGGAAGTTGCCACTgaatatattgaagatttggGATTAACCCACTTGGGATTGAAACCTGGTTCTATTGATGCCATTAGTCAAGTGATCACCATTGCTAAAGCCCATCCAGagtttccaattgttttacaATGGACTGGTGGAAGAGGTGGTGGCCACCattcatttgaagatttcCATCAACcaattattcaaatgtATTCCAAGATTAGAAGATGCGCAAACATCGTTTTGGTTGCTGGTTCTGGATTTGGATCTGCTGAGGACACTTATCCATATTTAACTGGTTCGTGGTCAAAGAAATTCAACTATCCCCCAATGCCATTTGATGGTGTTTTGCTTGGATCAAGAGTTATGACTGCTAAAGAAGCCAAGACCTCATTGGaagcaaagaaattgataaCTCAATGCCCTGGTGTTGACGATTCCAAGTGGGAACAAACTTACAAAAAGCCAACTGGTGGTATTGTGACCGTCAAATCAGAAATGGGTGAACCAATTCATAAGATTGCCACTAAAGCTGTCatgttttggaaagagTTGGACGAAactattttcaatttgccCAAGAACAAACTTGTTGAAGgattgaacaaaaagagAGACTACATCATTGACAAGTTGAATAAAGATTTCCAAAAGCCATGGTTTGGTAAAAACAGTCAAGGTGTTTGTGATTTACAAGATATGACTTATCAAGAAGTTGCCAATAGATTGATTGAATTAATGTATGTCAAGAAATCAAGTAGATGGATTGATCTTtcattgagaaatttctttgttgattacCTTAGACgtgttgaagaaagattCACTACTGATGCCAATGCAGTctcattgattcaaaactatgctcaattgcaaaattcacCTCAACAATTTACTGATGATTTCTTTAACCATTTCCCATTGGCCAAgactcaattgatttcagaAGAGGATTGTGACTTCTTTTTAATGTGTGCTTCTAGACCAACTCAAAAACCTGCTCCATTTGTTCCTGTTTTGGATGAACgatttgaattctttttcaaaaaggattCTTTATGGCAATCGgaagatttggaaactgttgttgatgaagatgtgCAAAGAACATGTATTTTACATGGACCTGTTGCTTCTCAATTTACCAATAAAGTTGATGAGCCAATTGGGGAAATTTTGGATTCGATTCATGAGGGACACATAGCTAAATTGATTAGTGATGAATACAATGGTGATGCATCAAAGATTCCGGTTGTTGAATACTTTGGAGGTAAGAAACTAACCACTTTAAAATCAGTTGACCATGTTATCACTACTGACGGCAAATCTGAGGTTGTTTACGaaattaaatcaaatgttCCTGACAAGGCTTCATGGTTGAAATTATTGCAAGGATcagaattgaattggttaCAAGCTGTTATCTCAACTGATAGAGTTGTTCAAGGTTCCAAACATGCATCTAACCCACTTCATGATATCTTGACTCCGACTCCACATTCCCAAGTAGTCATTAACAAACCAACCCATACATTGACTGCTTACGAAAGAGTCAAAGGAGATTTAGTCccagttgttgaaatcaaattgttgaaagataacattattcaattctcATTGATTGAACATAGAACTGCTGATGGGGCACCAGTTTCATTACCGTTCTTGTACAAGTACCAACCAGAAGATGGATTTGcgccaattgttgaaatcatGGATTCCAGAAACGATAGAATTAAGGAATTCTATTGGAAATTATGGTTTGGATCTAAAGTTCCATACAACTTGGAtatcaatgttgaagaacaaATCTTGGGTGATGAAGTTACCATCACTGGTAAGGATATCGCTGAATTCACTCATGCTATTGGTAACAAATGTGAGGCATTTGTCAATAGACCAGGTAAAGTAACATTAGCACCAATGGATTTCgctattgttgttggatggCAAGCTATCATTAAAGCCATTTTCCCCAAGACTGTTGATGgagatttgttgaaattggttcaTTTATCCAACGGATACAAGATGATTCCCGGTGCTGCcccattgaaaaaagatGACGTTGTTTCAACTAAAGCTGAAATCAAAGCTGTATTAAACCAACCAAGTGgaaaattggttgaagttgttggtaCAATTTACCGTGATTCACTTCCAGTTATGGAAGTTTCCTCACAATTTTTGTACCGCGGAGAATATGTTGATTATGAAAACACATTCCAAAAAGTCACTGAAACTCCAGTTCAAGTTGCATTTAAATCATCCAAGGATTTGGCAGTGTTGagatcaaaagaatggTTCCATTTGACTAAGGAcgttgaatttgatgtaTTGACATTCAGATGCGAATCCATGTACAAGTTCAAATCAGCCAATGTTTATTCATCGATCAAGACTACTGGTCAAGTGTATTTGGAATTGCCAACAAAGGAAGTTGTTCAAGTTGGTGAAGTCAATTACGAAGCTGGCGTGTCTTATGGTAACCCAGTGACTGATTATTTTGCTCGTCATGGAAAGACTATCGAAGAAGCCGTTTCGTTTGAAAATGCAATTCCGCTTTCTTCAagtgaagaattgatttcaaaagctCCAAGTACCAATGAACCATATGCTATTGTTTCTGGTGATTATAACCCAATTCATGTTTCACGTGTGTTTGCCGCTTATGCCAAATTGCCTGGTACAATTACCCATGGTATGTATTCTTCAGCATCAGTTAGAGGCTTGGTTGAAGAGTGGGCTGCTAATAACTTTGCTTCCAGAGTTAGAGCATTCAAATGTGATTTTGTTGGAATGGTTTTACCAAATGATACTTTGCAAACAACTATGGAACATACTGGTATGATTAATGGTCGTAAGATTATTAAATTCCAAACCAAGAATATCGAAACTGATACTCCAGTATTGGTTGGTGAAGCAGAAATTGAACAGCCAACCACCACTTATGTTTTCACTGGTCAAGGTTCTCAAGAACAAGGTATGGGTATGGACTTGTACAACTCATCTGATGTTGCTAAAGAAGTTTGGGATAAAGCTGATAACcattttgtcaacaattATGGTTTCTCAATCTTGGATATTGTCCAAAATAACCCTAAAGAATTAACGGTTCATTTTGGTGGTGCTAAAGGTAGAGCCATTAGAGACAACTATATTGGAATGATGTTTGAAACCATTGGCGAAGATGGAGAATTGAAATCagaaaagattttcaaaggtattgatgaaacaTCCACTTCATTCACATTTGTTTCACCAACTGGATTATTATCAGCCACACAATTTACTCAACCAGCATTGACATTGATGGAAAAGGCAGCTTATGAGGATATAAAACTGAAGGGGTTGATTCCACTGGATATCATGTTTGCAGGTCACTCATTGGGTGAATATTCAGCATTGAGTTCTTTAGCCAATGTTATGCCAATTGAATCTTTGGTTGATGTTGTCTTCTACCGTGGTATGACTATGCAAGTTGCCGTTCCAAGAGATGAGTTGGGTAGATCCAATTATGGTATGTGTGCCGTGAATCCAAGCAGAGTTAGCCCTACATTCAATGATGCTGCTTTAAGATTTGTTGTCGATGAAACGTCAAAGAGGACAGGTTGGTTATTGGAGATTGTCAATtacaatgttgaaaatcaacaatatgTTACCGCTGGTGATTTACGTGGATTGGATGCATTAACCAACGTTCTTAACGTTAttaaattgaacaagattgaCATTGTTAAATTACAAGAAcaactttcaattgaagaagttaCTAAGCATCTTTatgaaatcattgatgaagttaaACAAAGGACATTGGCTAAACCacaaccaattgaattagAAAGAGGTTTTGCTGTTATTCCATTAAAGGGAATTGACGTTCCATTCCATTCATCATATTTGATGTCGGGAGTTAAACCATTCCAAAgatttttgtgtaaaaaGATTCCTAAATCATCAGTTAAACCACAGGATCTTATCGGTAAATATATCCCCAACTTGACGGCAAAACCATTTGAATTGACAAAGGAATATTTCACCAATGTTTACAACTTGACCAAATCggaaaagattaaaaaGATTATTGACAATTGGGAAAAATTTGAACACATGTGA